In Chryseobacterium salivictor, the DNA window ACATGAAAGACCGCTTCGCTTCCTGATAAAAGACAAAACGATGATTCGAAAAATTAAACGTACTCCTTTAAAATCGAAGTCAATTTCTACGATGTACAAATTTTCTGATCGGGAACGGAACCCCTAGCCCCGATGGAAGCGGCATCCCCCGAATCTGCGGCAGCAGTGAGGGGATACAGCGGACAGCGGGAAACAGCTCCCAAAAACATTACTGCTCTTCTTTTTTCTTTTTAAAGAGTTTCACAATGAAATCCCAGCCGAAAAACAATCCAAGAATTAAAGCCGCAACCCACCAGTAAGAGGTTTTGTGCAGCTCGCCGGTATTGGTCGCTTTGAACATTCTGTCCCAGCGGATTTTGGTGTCTGCCTGATAAGAAGAGCCGCTGTCCTTGAACAGTCCCTGCACACTCAGCCAGGTAAACATGGGTGATCCCACGATATTCTCTTCCGGAACAAAGCCGAAAAACCGTGCATCCAGAGACGCATCCCGGTTATCACCGATCATCATGTAATAATCCTGCTGAATGGTATATTGGGTGGCTTCTTTGCCGTCGATAAATATTTTTCCGTTTTTATTTTCTAAATGATGGTGTTCATATTCTGATATAATCCACTGATATTCGGGTAAAGTGTCCTGATTTAAAGTTACGACATCGCCTTTTTTCGGGATTCTCAGCGGACCGTACCAATCCTGATTCCACTTTTTATTAATGGGGAAAATCGATTGGGTAGTATCGATGTTTTTGGTATAGGCATCTCTGGCCGCATTTGCTTTATAAGAAACCGCTGCGGAATCTTTTTCCCAAATATGTTCTTTGAGGTCGATAATCTGTGGAAGGGCTTTTATTTCTCTCGCGGTCTGATCGGTTAATCCCTGAAAATCATACATGAAACCGTTCTGCGTCTGGATTTCCTGAACCGGTAAAAAGCCATAAGTTTTATACAGTGCCGGGATATCCAGCTGGCTCCCGGTGGTCGCGATGTACTTATGCTGCAACTGCTGGTCTCCTAAAATAACTTCGGGTTTTCCATTAATGAAAAGTCGGCCGGCTCTCATCTCAAGCAAGTCTCCGGCGACGGCGACACATCTTTTCACGTAAGGATCTTTCCGGTCAATGGCCGTGTGCACAGAATCCTGGGGATAATTGAACACTACGATATCGTGTCTCTGCGGTTTCTTTAACTGCAAAATCCTGCTGTAAGGAAGTTTGATGGCATCAACATACGATTTGGGATCATCTTTCGGGTTTCCTTTTTGTCCCGTATCCATAATGGTTCCCTGCAGGAATGGCAGTGCTACCGGCCGCATCGGCATTCTGAAACCGTAGGACCATTTATTTACAAATAAGAAATCTCCGACCAGAAGCGTTCTCTCCATAGAACCGGTCGGAATCCCGAACGGTTGGGTAAAGAAGACGTGAATAATGGTGGCAAAAACAACCGCAAAGGTAATAGAACCGGTAAAAGTATCTTTCTTTTTAGATGCTAATTCTTCTTCTGTCAAATACAGATCGTCTTCTTTCTCCACTTCGGGATCTTTCGAATAATTAACCGCCGCCAAATAAATAAACGGAAGCAGGATCGTCAACAAAGTCTGTACAAAAGACTTTTTGCCGAAATGCCTCATTAAAAACAAATGGAAAGCCGTCATCATAATCGGCCCGACAATCGGAACATACGATAAAACCACCCACCATTTTGAATGTTCAGTTTCTTTTAAGATAATGAAGTAATTATAAAACGGAACAAACGCAAAAAGCGGATTGTAACCCATTTTCTTAAAAAGTTTCCACGTAGAAATCCCCATCAGTAAAGAAAGGATGACAACGTAAATCGAATAGGTAAGAAAGTAATTCATAGTTTATTGCTTATCACTATTAGTTTAGTGTATTTCAAAATTGTTACAGGTTCATGAGTAATGAGTGGTAAGTAATGAGTAATTGCTTATCGCGTATTACTATTACTTATTAAAAAGCACATCGTTCATGGTGAAATTTCCCGTTTTACCGATAATCCATTCAGCGGCAACTACAGCTCCTACTGCAAAACCATTCCGGTTGAAAGCAGTGTGCTTGATTTCGATTTCATCAACATCGCTTTTGTAGTAAACGCTGTGTGTACCGGGAACTTCATCCTGACGAATGGCAAAAATACCCAGTTCTTTGTTTTGGGTTTCATCGAGTTTCCAGGCATCGAATCTTTGGTCATTTTTAATGATTCCTTCGGCGAGGGAAATAGCAGTTCCACTAGGTGCGTCTTTTTTGTGGGTATGATGAATTTCTTCCAACTGCACCTTGTATTCGGGAAAATCCTTCATCAGGTTGGCCAGTTTTTCGTTCAGCGCAAAAAACAAATTAACACCCAACGAGAAATTAGATCCGTACAAAAAAGCCGTATCATTCTGAAGCGCAATTTTCTCGATTTCCGGTTTTTGATCGAGCCAGCCGGTTGTTCCGCAAATCACAGGAATTTTATTTTCCAGGCAGATTTTAATATTATTAAAGGCGGCTTCCGGATGAGAAAATTCGATGACCACATCAGGATTATTCAGGTTTTCGGCAGTAGGAGTTTCGCTTAATCTCGCTACAATTTCGTGACCTCTTTTGGTGGCAATCTCATCAATGATATGGCCCATTTTTCCGTAACCAACAAGTGCTATTTTCATATTTATTTATCGCAGTGCGTTTGTTATTAAATGAATGATCTGTTGTAGATCAAACCTTATTTTACTTTAATCAACGGTTAATGTTTTCCACCACCCCGTCACAAAAGATTTCGTAAGAAAAGAGTTAATAAAAGTTCACCAAATGAAAATCTACAGATTTCCCTCCTCTATGGTCTTCATAAATTACGTTTTTACTTCCAGTTCTTTTCCCTAAAATCTTTTATGACTTTGTGGTTTAAAAAACTTTTATTTTCAGTTACCTCCTATTTTATAATGGTGTAATTTACCTTTAATTAAAAATTATAACTTAAACTCAAACCGGCTTTAGAATTCATCTTTCCGAATTCGTCAAAAATCACGGTGGGTTTTAAGGCCAGATCCGGATCATGTCTTCCTTCATACAAGTGTGCATCTACGACTGCATCTACAATATTCAGGATATACACCAAACCGGTAATGGCGATTGCGTAATCACGCTGTCTTTTTGCCCGGTCCTGGGTTCTGCCCAAAACTTCTTTGGTAACGCCGGGAATATCCGAGAATTCATGCTTTTGCCCGTTTAATTCCGCGACAAAAGCATCTCTGTAACGGTTATACTGTTTTTGATTCCAAAGCGTAATCCCAACTCCGGTGCCGATGCCGCCCCAAACGATGGGAATTTTCCAGTATTTCTTATTGTAATACTGCCCTAATCCCGGAAGGATTGCGGAATACAGACCTGCTTTGGTAGGATTAAATTTCATTACACCCGCAGGCGCATTGGCCTTTTCAATATTGGTAAGCACCTCTATTTCAGAAGGTACCTGTTTTGCAGAAACCGAATCTGTTGGATAATTTTCAACACGGATGGTATCTTTCGGACTGATCTGTGCGAAAGTCATCATTGAAAATAAAACCAAAAATAGTACCTTAAGTTTTTGCATTATTTAAAGTGTGCCAGAATTTGTTCTAACTCTTCTTCATTTTTGAAATCGAGAACGATTTTTCCTTTTTTGCCGTTGGCAGCGGTTTTTATTTCTACTTTAACTTCCAGAATATCGGCTAAATTCTTCTCTACTTTTTTGAAATGATTCGGCAGCTGTGTTTTCGGTTTCTTAACTTCCTCGTTGGGATTTTTCAGCAAATGGGCTTCCTGCTCGGTTTGGCGGACACTTAAGTTATTTTTTAAAATCTTATCAAAAAGTTCCTTTTGCTTTTCCTCCTCTTCTACACTGATGATCGCTCTACCATGTCCCGCAGAAATCTCACCACTCCGGATGGCGTTCTGAAAGTCAGGATTCAAACGCAGCAAACGGATGGAATTGGTAATCGTACTTCTTTCCTTGCCCACTCTCTGGCTTAAATTCTCCTGAGTCATTCCGATTTCCTCCAGCAATCTTTGGTAGGTGAGCGCAATTTCGATGGCATCTAAATCTTCTCTCTGAATGTTTTCAACCAAAGCCATCTCGAGCAGTTCCTGATCATTGACCAGACGGATATAAGCCGGAACGCTTTTTAAACCGGCAATTTTACTGGCCCGGAAACGTCTTTCCCCAGAAATGATTTCAAACCTGTTGCCTTCTTTTCTTAAAGTAATCGGCTGAATGACACCCAAAGTTTTGATAGACTGCGCCAGATCATTCAGTGCCTTTTCATCAAAGTAAGTCCGTGGCTGAGTGGTATTTGGATCAATATCTTCTAAAAAGACCTCCATAATATTGCCGACAAATTTGTCTGCACCTTCATCGGTAGCGGAGTTGACCGTGGCTTTCGACTCGGCGCTCAAAATCGCACCCAATCCACGTCCCATTGCTCTTTTCTTGTCTTTCATTGTTAAAATATTTTCTTGATTTTTAAAGTTTAAATCAACCCTTAAAAATCATTGCTTAGTTACTTATTAAATTTTCGTTTTTCAGTAAAACTTCCTCAGCCAACTGAAGATACTGGATGGCGCCTTTACTTTCTGCATCATAATTCAAAATGCTTTCGCCAAAACTCGGTGCTTCACTTAAACGGACATTTCTGCTGATAATTGTTTCAAAAACCATTTCCGGGAAATGCAGGTGAACTTCTTCTACTACCTGATTGGACAATCTTAAACGGGAATCGAACATGGTGAGCAGCAAACCTTCAATATCCAAATCTTTGTTATGAATATTCTGAACGTTTTTTATGGTATTAAGTAATTTACCCAAACCTTCCAGCGCAAAGTATTCGCACTGAATGGGGATAATCACCGAATCTGCCGCTGTGAGGGCATTCACCGTAATCAATCCTAAACTTGGTGCGCAGTCGATAATAATATAATCATAATTCGCTTTGATCGACTGTAATGCTTTTTTGAGCATATACTCCCGGTTTTCACGGTCGACCAACTCAATCTCAGCAGCCACCAAATCAATATGCGACGGAATAATATCCAAATTGGGAGAAGCTGTTTTCTGAATGCATTTTTCAACTTCTACACTGTGTTCCAACAGGTGATAGGTAGAAAAAGTTGCATCTTCAATCCCTAATCCTGAAGTTGCATTTGCTTGAGGATCTGCATCGATAATCAGAATTTTCTTTTCCAAAACTCCCAGTGCTGCAGCGAGATTTACCGCAGTCGTGGTTTTACCTACGCCGCCTTTTTGATTAGCGATCCCTATGATTTTAGCCATTATATAAAAATTTAATGTCCAAAAATACACTTTTTTCTGATTTTTAAATGATTCCCAAACCCCTGAATAAAGTTAAAGTATTATAAATTAATGGTTTAGCCCTAAATAAAATTATCCACAAAACAAGGTATTTTGTGGATAAGTCAGATCTTTTTTTCGGTAACTGCCTGTTTATTCGAACTGCATAGAGATTGGGAACTTGAAATAACTTCTCACATTCTCGCCATTTAACTTTGCAGGCACCCATTTTCCTTTCACGGATTTAATGGTTTTTATTGCTTCGCGGTTGAAATCCGCGTTGGGTCCGGTAGCTTTCACTTCGCTGATAGAACCGTCTTTTTCAACAATGAAAACGATGGTTGTTTTTAAAACTTCACCAGTTCCGTCGATCGCAGAACCGTCAAACTGGTTCACCACTTTATTTCTGAAGACATTGATTCCACCCATAAAATTGGCTTCCACATCAACCGTTGTTTTTGGTGAATTATCGACCGGTTTTAGAATACCGGTTTCCGGATTTTTCACCGGAACATCCTGAACTGCAGGCGGTGTATAAGTAGTGACAGGCGGATCACCAATAATGTCCTGAGTGCCCGGCACGGCATTGATATAGTCTGATTGCTTAGGCATTACTTTCTCCACCGGCGGATTTTTTGCCGGAGTCGGAACTGTCGAATCTAACGTATTCACCGGAGTTTGAACCGGAGGACTTGTGTGTACAGGTACAGGAGGTTTTTCTGCTCTTTCCACCTCTCTCATGATATAAGGTGGCGGGATTTCATCAGTGATTATTTTCCCTGTTGATTTAAAAGCATTGACCATTAAAGGGGAGATCGCCATCATCGCAAAAACGCCTATTCCGATCAACATCGATTTTGTTAAAATATGATCTGCTTCATTTCTTAAAACATAAGCGCCATAGTTCTTGTTTCGGTGTTCGAAAAGAATTTCATCCAGTTGAAACTCTTTGTTTTGGAGTAAATTTCTCATCACAATATTATTTTAAAGGGTTAAAGGTAAAAATCAACTGATAATTATTAGTTTAATATATTATCGTATTCAATGATTAGTTTTTATCAAAATACAAGCCAATTTTTTAACAATAAATAAAAGAAACCATTCAAAACATAACAGATGTATAATTTTAACCTACCAACAGCAAAACCACCCTTTGCAGAGTGGTTTTTACTTTATATTTTTCAGAAATTTCTTTAATGCCCTTAAAATAATTCTTTCCGGATAATATTCTGACTTCTTTCAGGACCGACTGAAACAAGATAAACATTGATTCCCAAATAGTTTTCAATGAATTTAATATACTTTTTGGCATTTTCCGGCAGCTCATCGTAACTGCGGACTTTGGTAATATCTTCGTCCCAACCTTCCAGTTCTTCGTACATCGGTTCATAATTGTACAACTTCGTGGTGGAAGAAGTAAAATAATCGATGATTTTCCCGTCTTCGGTTTTGTACTTCGTTGCAATTTTTATTGGTGAAATCCCGGAAAGAACATCCAGTTTGGTAATCACCAGATTATTGATCCCATTAATCATGGTGGCGTGTTTCAGCGAAACCAGATCGAGCCAGCCCGTTCTTCTCGGTCTTCCTGTGGTCGCCCCAAATTCGAAACCGATCTGTCTGATTTTTTCACCCAATTCATTATCAAGTTCCGTTGGGAAAGGTCCTTCGCCAACTCTTGTGGTATACGCCTTTGCTACTCCGATTAAATTCTGAAGACTTGTTGGCGGCACTCCTGCGCCTGAACAGACTCCTCCCGTTGTTGGCGATGAAGAGGTGACGTACGGATACGTTCCGAAATCAATATCCAACATTGCAGCCTGTGCACCTTCGAACAGAATATTCTTTCCGTCGTGGATCGCCTGATTTAATTCAACTTCGGTATCAACGATCCGGTGTTTCAGCTTTTCTCCCAATTCTAAAAACTCATTATAGATTTCTTCAAATTCTAAAGTTGGTTTTTCAAAATATTTCTCGAAAAGCGAGTTTTTAATTTTTAAATTTTTTCTGATCTTCTCCGCCAGAACTTCAGGATTCAAAAGATCGACCATCCGGATGCCCACTCTTGCAATTTTATCCTCATAACAGGGGCCGATTCCTTTTTTGGTGGTACCGATGTACGTTCCGCCTGTTTCCTCTTCACGGTACGTATCGAGCAAAATATGATATGGCATGATCACATGCGCTCTTCTGCTGATAAAAACGTGATCGGTACGCATGCCTTTTTCTTCGATCTGAGCGATTTCACTCAAAAATGCTTTCGGGTTGACCACGACTCCGTTGGCAATGATACATTTTCCTTTGCACTGCAAAACTCCCGATGGAAGCAGGTGCAGAACAAATTTTTCTTCGCCCGCATATACGGTGTGTCCGGCATTGTCTCCTCCCTGAAAACGCACTACATAGTCCGATTTTGCTGATAAAACGTCTGTGATTTTTCCTTTGCCTTCGTCGCCATACTGAAGACCAACTACAACGTAAGTTGCCATATTTTACTTTTTATTTAGATTTCTACAAAAATAGTTTTTATAATAATCTTGAACAAAATTTAGACATGAAATATTCACCGCCTTTATCGATGGTCTGGATTTACACCATTCTCTTTCAAATTATTTCCTTAAATTTGCACTTTAGAAAAAACATATGAATATAGTTAAAATTCACGATAAAGAATTCGTCCCCTACTTAAAAAACGACGAAATTCAGTCCATCATTAAAGAACTTGCCCTAAAAGTATATGAAGATTACAAAGATGAAGTCCCGGTTTTTATAGGGGTTCTCAACGGAGTAATTATGTTTTTTTCTGATTTCCTGAAACATTATCCGGGAGAGTGCGAGATCGCTTTTATTCAGATGAGCTCTTATTCCGGCGGATTACAGTCGACAGGAATTGTCTATAAGAAAATGGACCTGACCAAGGAAGTAGAAGGCCGCCACATCATCCTGATGGAAGACATCATCGATACAGGAAACACCATTGAAAGCCTGTTTGAATACTTTAAAAACACCCAGCGACCGAAATCTTTAAGAGTAGCCTCTTTATTATTAAAGCCGGATGTTTACAAAAAAGAATTCAAAATCGATTATGTCGCCAAAGAAATCCCGAATAAGTTTGTCTTAGGTTACGGACTTGATTATGATGAATTAGGAAGAAATCTTCCGGATTTATACCAATTGTCTGAAGGAAGAATAAATCACTAAAAAAATAAATCTGATAAGTAATATGATAAATATCGTTCTATTCGGTCCTCCAGGAAGCGGAAAAGGTACGCAGGCGCAGAATTTGATTGAGAAATTCAATTTAAAACAAATTTCTACCGGCGACTTATTCCGCTACAATATGAAAAACAACACCGAATTGGGTGAATTGGCAAAATCATATATCGACAGAGGCGAATTGGTTCCGGACCAAGTGACCATCGATATGCTGACCGATGAATTGAAAAAACCATGTGACGCACAGGGATTTATTTTCGACGGTTTCCCAAGAACAGCCACCCAAACAGAAGCTTTGGAAAAAATTGTTAAAGAAATTCTAAACAGCGATATCAATATCTGTCTTTCTTTAATTGTAGAGGATAAAGTTTTGGTTGAACGGCTTCTGAAAAGAGGAGAAACCAGTGGAAGAACAGATGATTCCAATCAGGAAATCATCAGCAACAGAATTAAAGAATATTACGCAAAAACTGCAGAAGTTGCCGAATTGTACAAACAACAGGGAAAATATGTAGAAGTAAACGGAGTTGGAGCCATCGATGAAATCTCTGAAAAGCTTTTTGCGGAAGTAGAAAAAATAAAATAAAAAACCGTTATTGCGAGTGCAGTAAAGCAATCTGTTGAATTGGATTGCTTTGTCGTTTTCTCTTGTAATGACTAAGAAACCAATTATGTCAAATTTCGTAGATTACGTAAAAATCCATTGTACAAGTGGTCATGGCGGTGCAGGATCTGCACACCTTAACCGTGAAAAATATGTTCCCAAAGGGGGTCCCGATGGTGGCGACGGTGGCCGTGGAGGTCACGTAATTTTAAGAGGAGATTCACATGAATGGACTTTGCTTCCTTTGCGTTACACGCGCCATATCAAGGCAGAACGCGGTAAAAACGGGAGCAAAAACCAGTTAACCGGCGCTTACGGTGAAGATGTTTACATCGACGTTCCGCTGGGAACCATTGCCAAAAATGAAGAGGGAGAAATCGTTGCTGAAATTTTAGAACACGGCCAGGAAATCATCATTAAACATGGTGGAAAAGGCGGTAAAGGCAATGAGCATTTTAAATCTTCCACCAATCAAACGCCAAGATATGCGCAACCCGGACTTCCCGGTGAAGAAGGATATATTACTTTTGAATTAAAACTACTTGCCGATGTAGGTCTGGTAGGTTTTCCCAATGCCGGAAAATCGACTTTACTGGCCGCCGTTTCTGCAGCTAAACCGAAAATTGCGAACTACGCTTTTACGACCTTAACGCCCAATTTAGGAATTGTAGATTACCGGAATTACAAATCATTCGTGATGGCAGATATTCCCGGCATCATCGAAGGCGCAGCAGAAGGAAAAGGGCTGGGGCACCGGTTCTTGAGACATATTGAAAGAAACTCCATTCTTCTGTTCTTAATTCCTGCCGATTCCGAAAGTCATTTTCAGGAGTTTAAAATTTTAGAAAACGAATTAAAGGAATACAATCCGGAACTTTTGGATAAAGATTATATTATTTCGATCTCTAAGGCAGATTTATTAGATGATGAACTGAAAGCGGAAATCTCGAAAGAATTCCCGGAAAACAAACAGCCTATCTTCTTTTCAGCCGTTACCCAGGAAGGTTTAATGGAGTTAAAAGATGCCATTTGGAAACAGTTACACGGATAATTAATAATTTTTTTTCACACAGTAGGTTTGGATTTTCCAGACCTATTTTTTTTTGGAACAATAGTTGAAACCCTCTATTTAAAATAAACGTATGAAATACCTTTTCTCTTTATTAGTATTAACCCTCCTGCTCAACTGTTCCACCAACAGAGGTCCGGCGGAGTATGCAACCATTCAGTATGAGGCCGGTGCCTGTTTTGGTTTCTGCCCCATTTTTAAAATGACGATTAATAAAGACCGCACCGCAGTTTTCGAAGCAGAACGTTTTAATTTTTCACGGGATACGCAGTCTCAGGAAAGTGAAGGAACTTTTAAAGGGAAGATCGGTCAGCAGAAATACGATGAATTAACCGCTTTATTAAATGCTTTGCAACTTAAAAATTTAAAAGAGGATTACGGAAATAAAAATGTGACCGATTTACCAACCTCGTATTTAACCATCAGTTATCAGGACGGAAGCTTCAAAAAAATTCAGGATTACGGAAAACACGGAACGCCGGAACTGGTAAAACTATATCAATTTTTTGAAGAATTAAAGACGAATCAAACCTGGACAAAAATCGACTGATTAATCCAACAGGGAATCTCTTTAAATTTTATCATTTCAATTGGGTAAAATAGGTGATAAGAATGAGCAAGCGCCTCCTTTATGAGCTTAATTACCGCAATAGGTTCCATCTTTAAAAAACTTTGTGACTTTGTGGTTAAATAAAATTTGTGACTTTGTGGTTAAATAATATTTAGTAATTAAAAATGCTAAAAATAAAAAAACTATCTTTGCACCACTAAATTCCTTCTTTGCGGAAGGATTTTTTATGGACGTAGTCATTCTAGATGAATCCGCTTCCTGCGGAACTGAAAACCCAAAAAGTTTTTTTACTTCATTTTTCTTCGTTACATATACTATAGAATGACACGAGTTTCATTTTAATTAAAAAATATTTCATTTGAATTTTACCGACTTAAACTTAATTGATCCTATCGCAAAAGCGCTTAAGGAAGAGGGTTACACCCAACCAACACCTATTCAGCAAAAATCGATTCCCCACATTTTACAAGGCAGAGATTTACTGGGAACCGCACAGACCGGAACCGGAAAAACAGCAGCATTTGCCATTCCGATCCTCCAGAATTTAGCCACTAAAAACGTTAAAAGCAATCACGTCAAAGTTTTGATCCTAACCCCAACCCGGGAATTAGCCATTCAGATTGATGAGAGTTTTAAATCGTACGGAAGACATTTGAGATTACGAAATCTCGTGGTTTTCGGTGGTGTAAAACAGGCCGCACAGGAAAATGCCCTGAAAAGAGGCGTTGATATTTTAGTAGCCACACCGGGAAGGTTACTGGATTTTATTTCACAGGGAATTATTTCACTGAAGCATCTTGAAGTTTTCGTTTTAGACGAGGCAGACAGAATGCTCGATATGGGATTTGTGCACGATGTGAAGAGAATCATCAAATTACTTCCCCCAAAAAGACAAACCCTTTTCTTCTCGGCAACGTTCCCGGAAGAAATTAATAAACTGGCGAGTTCCATGCTTACCAATCCTGTAAAAGTGGAAGTAGCACCCGTTTCTGCAACCGCAGATACCATTCAGCAGAAAGTATATTTTGTAGATAAAGACAACAAACTCGATTTGTTAACCCATATTTTACAAAATGACATCCGCGAATCTGTTTTGGTATTTTCAAGAACAAAACACGGCGCTGATAAAATCGCAAGAAAGTTGCAAAGTCACAAAATTTCCGCAGAAGCCATTC includes these proteins:
- the lepB gene encoding signal peptidase I, with amino-acid sequence MNYFLTYSIYVVILSLLMGISTWKLFKKMGYNPLFAFVPFYNYFIILKETEHSKWWVVLSYVPIVGPIMMTAFHLFLMRHFGKKSFVQTLLTILLPFIYLAAVNYSKDPEVEKEDDLYLTEEELASKKKDTFTGSITFAVVFATIIHVFFTQPFGIPTGSMERTLLVGDFLFVNKWSYGFRMPMRPVALPFLQGTIMDTGQKGNPKDDPKSYVDAIKLPYSRILQLKKPQRHDIVVFNYPQDSVHTAIDRKDPYVKRCVAVAGDLLEMRAGRLFINGKPEVILGDQQLQHKYIATTGSQLDIPALYKTYGFLPVQEIQTQNGFMYDFQGLTDQTAREIKALPQIIDLKEHIWEKDSAAVSYKANAARDAYTKNIDTTQSIFPINKKWNQDWYGPLRIPKKGDVVTLNQDTLPEYQWIISEYEHHHLENKNGKIFIDGKEATQYTIQQDYYMMIGDNRDASLDARFFGFVPEENIVGSPMFTWLSVQGLFKDSGSSYQADTKIRWDRMFKATNTGELHKTSYWWVAALILGLFFGWDFIVKLFKKKKEEQ
- the dapB gene encoding 4-hydroxy-tetrahydrodipicolinate reductase, whose translation is MKIALVGYGKMGHIIDEIATKRGHEIVARLSETPTAENLNNPDVVIEFSHPEAAFNNIKICLENKIPVICGTTGWLDQKPEIEKIALQNDTAFLYGSNFSLGVNLFFALNEKLANLMKDFPEYKVQLEEIHHTHKKDAPSGTAISLAEGIIKNDQRFDAWKLDETQNKELGIFAIRQDEVPGTHSVYYKSDVDEIEIKHTAFNRNGFAVGAVVAAEWIIGKTGNFTMNDVLFNK
- a CDS encoding DUF5683 domain-containing protein; the protein is MQKLKVLFLVLFSMMTFAQISPKDTIRVENYPTDSVSAKQVPSEIEVLTNIEKANAPAGVMKFNPTKAGLYSAILPGLGQYYNKKYWKIPIVWGGIGTGVGITLWNQKQYNRYRDAFVAELNGQKHEFSDIPGVTKEVLGRTQDRAKRQRDYAIAITGLVYILNIVDAVVDAHLYEGRHDPDLALKPTVIFDEFGKMNSKAGLSLSYNF
- a CDS encoding ParB/RepB/Spo0J family partition protein encodes the protein MKDKKRAMGRGLGAILSAESKATVNSATDEGADKFVGNIMEVFLEDIDPNTTQPRTYFDEKALNDLAQSIKTLGVIQPITLRKEGNRFEIISGERRFRASKIAGLKSVPAYIRLVNDQELLEMALVENIQREDLDAIEIALTYQRLLEEIGMTQENLSQRVGKERSTITNSIRLLRLNPDFQNAIRSGEISAGHGRAIISVEEEEKQKELFDKILKNNLSVRQTEQEAHLLKNPNEEVKKPKTQLPNHFKKVEKNLADILEVKVEIKTAANGKKGKIVLDFKNEEELEQILAHFK
- a CDS encoding ParA family protein: MAKIIGIANQKGGVGKTTTAVNLAAALGVLEKKILIIDADPQANATSGLGIEDATFSTYHLLEHSVEVEKCIQKTASPNLDIIPSHIDLVAAEIELVDRENREYMLKKALQSIKANYDYIIIDCAPSLGLITVNALTAADSVIIPIQCEYFALEGLGKLLNTIKNVQNIHNKDLDIEGLLLTMFDSRLRLSNQVVEEVHLHFPEMVFETIISRNVRLSEAPSFGESILNYDAESKGAIQYLQLAEEVLLKNENLISN
- a CDS encoding energy transducer TonB, with amino-acid sequence MRNLLQNKEFQLDEILFEHRNKNYGAYVLRNEADHILTKSMLIGIGVFAMMAISPLMVNAFKSTGKIITDEIPPPYIMREVERAEKPPVPVHTSPPVQTPVNTLDSTVPTPAKNPPVEKVMPKQSDYINAVPGTQDIIGDPPVTTYTPPAVQDVPVKNPETGILKPVDNSPKTTVDVEANFMGGINVFRNKVVNQFDGSAIDGTGEVLKTTIVFIVEKDGSISEVKATGPNADFNREAIKTIKSVKGKWVPAKLNGENVRSYFKFPISMQFE
- a CDS encoding adenylosuccinate synthase translates to MATYVVVGLQYGDEGKGKITDVLSAKSDYVVRFQGGDNAGHTVYAGEEKFVLHLLPSGVLQCKGKCIIANGVVVNPKAFLSEIAQIEEKGMRTDHVFISRRAHVIMPYHILLDTYREEETGGTYIGTTKKGIGPCYEDKIARVGIRMVDLLNPEVLAEKIRKNLKIKNSLFEKYFEKPTLEFEEIYNEFLELGEKLKHRIVDTEVELNQAIHDGKNILFEGAQAAMLDIDFGTYPYVTSSSPTTGGVCSGAGVPPTSLQNLIGVAKAYTTRVGEGPFPTELDNELGEKIRQIGFEFGATTGRPRRTGWLDLVSLKHATMINGINNLVITKLDVLSGISPIKIATKYKTEDGKIIDYFTSSTTKLYNYEPMYEELEGWDEDITKVRSYDELPENAKKYIKFIENYLGINVYLVSVGPERSQNIIRKELF
- the hpt gene encoding hypoxanthine phosphoribosyltransferase, whose protein sequence is MNIVKIHDKEFVPYLKNDEIQSIIKELALKVYEDYKDEVPVFIGVLNGVIMFFSDFLKHYPGECEIAFIQMSSYSGGLQSTGIVYKKMDLTKEVEGRHIILMEDIIDTGNTIESLFEYFKNTQRPKSLRVASLLLKPDVYKKEFKIDYVAKEIPNKFVLGYGLDYDELGRNLPDLYQLSEGRINH
- a CDS encoding adenylate kinase, giving the protein MINIVLFGPPGSGKGTQAQNLIEKFNLKQISTGDLFRYNMKNNTELGELAKSYIDRGELVPDQVTIDMLTDELKKPCDAQGFIFDGFPRTATQTEALEKIVKEILNSDINICLSLIVEDKVLVERLLKRGETSGRTDDSNQEIISNRIKEYYAKTAEVAELYKQQGKYVEVNGVGAIDEISEKLFAEVEKIK
- the obgE gene encoding GTPase ObgE, with translation MSNFVDYVKIHCTSGHGGAGSAHLNREKYVPKGGPDGGDGGRGGHVILRGDSHEWTLLPLRYTRHIKAERGKNGSKNQLTGAYGEDVYIDVPLGTIAKNEEGEIVAEILEHGQEIIIKHGGKGGKGNEHFKSSTNQTPRYAQPGLPGEEGYITFELKLLADVGLVGFPNAGKSTLLAAVSAAKPKIANYAFTTLTPNLGIVDYRNYKSFVMADIPGIIEGAAEGKGLGHRFLRHIERNSILLFLIPADSESHFQEFKILENELKEYNPELLDKDYIISISKADLLDDELKAEISKEFPENKQPIFFSAVTQEGLMELKDAIWKQLHG
- a CDS encoding DUF6438 domain-containing protein, giving the protein MKYLFSLLVLTLLLNCSTNRGPAEYATIQYEAGACFGFCPIFKMTINKDRTAVFEAERFNFSRDTQSQESEGTFKGKIGQQKYDELTALLNALQLKNLKEDYGNKNVTDLPTSYLTISYQDGSFKKIQDYGKHGTPELVKLYQFFEELKTNQTWTKID